From Deinococcus planocerae, one genomic window encodes:
- a CDS encoding GNAT family N-acetyltransferase, translating into MSSLPPVAVQPVSGATRSAVLALRVHPRQAVFSGEMPELLAQAEADPRSVAMCVLEGGEVVGYFRLDPTPGAVARRDFGPGSVGVRAFFIDRERQGRGLGTAAMLALAAWLREHRPEVRRVILTVNFKNPAATRAYREAGFVIRGAPYLGGSVGPQHVMELELGELGR; encoded by the coding sequence GTGAGTTCCCTCCCTCCCGTCGCCGTGCAGCCCGTCTCCGGGGCAACCCGTTCCGCCGTCCTGGCCCTGCGCGTTCACCCCCGGCAGGCGGTCTTCAGCGGCGAGATGCCGGAGTTGCTCGCCCAGGCCGAGGCCGACCCCCGCAGCGTGGCGATGTGTGTTCTCGAAGGTGGGGAGGTGGTCGGGTACTTTCGCCTGGACCCCACCCCCGGCGCCGTCGCCCGGCGGGACTTCGGGCCGGGCAGCGTGGGGGTACGTGCCTTTTTCATCGACCGGGAGCGGCAGGGGCGGGGGCTCGGCACGGCGGCCATGCTCGCCCTTGCCGCGTGGCTGCGCGAACACCGTCCCGAGGTGCGGCGCGTGATCCTGACGGTGAACTTTAAAAACCCCGCCGCCACCCGCGCCTACCGCGAGGCGGGCTTCGTGATCCGGGGGGCGCCGTACCTGGGCGGAAGTGTGGGGCCGCAGCACGTGATGGAATTGGAGCTGGGGGAGCTGGGGCGCTAA
- a CDS encoding NUDIX hydrolase N-terminal domain-containing protein yields the protein MTHPHLIADELRALALLGLSYVRDPYDLDRYRRVLMLSAELAAQDSPARLNEVRDAYLRNLAHVSPLLGVEAVVTRGDRVLLMRRADSGLWGLPGGLADVGETVAGAAERELFEEVGLRGRANRLLGLLDARYSGARHGLHIVTAIFDMEAEGEPRPTLEAREVGWHAWDALPELHPGHASSLRVAQSALASGTPSFDPEPSRELHAQAHPGGTPRSPHQSLRVRFVRLLMRTSLGALLRG from the coding sequence GTGACCCACCCTCATCTCATCGCCGACGAGCTGCGCGCCCTGGCGCTCCTGGGCCTCTCCTACGTCCGCGACCCCTACGACCTGGACCGTTACCGCCGCGTGCTGATGCTGAGCGCCGAGCTGGCCGCGCAGGACAGCCCCGCCCGTCTGAACGAGGTCAGGGACGCATACCTCAGGAACCTCGCCCACGTGTCGCCGCTGCTCGGCGTGGAGGCGGTAGTCACGCGGGGGGACCGGGTGCTGCTGATGCGCCGCGCGGACAGCGGATTGTGGGGCCTGCCCGGCGGCCTGGCGGACGTTGGGGAGACCGTAGCCGGGGCAGCCGAACGTGAGTTGTTCGAGGAGGTGGGGCTGCGGGGACGGGCGAATCGTCTCCTCGGGCTGCTCGACGCGCGGTACTCGGGTGCTCGGCACGGCCTCCATATCGTCACGGCCATTTTCGATATGGAGGCGGAGGGCGAGCCCCGGCCCACCCTGGAGGCACGCGAGGTGGGCTGGCACGCCTGGGACGCCCTGCCGGAACTCCACCCCGGGCACGCCTCATCGCTGCGGGTGGCGCAGTCGGCGCTGGCGTCAGGTACGCCCTCCTTCGACCCCGAGCCCTCCCGCGAGTTGCACGCGCAGGCCCACCCCGGTGGCACGCCGCGCTCCCCGCATCAATCCCTCCGCGTGAGGTTCGTGCGGCTCCTCATGCGGACGAGCCTGGGGGCCCTGTTGCGGGGTTAG